Proteins encoded by one window of Pseudochaenichthys georgianus chromosome 9, fPseGeo1.2, whole genome shotgun sequence:
- the pmpca gene encoding mitochondrial-processing peptidase subunit alpha — MATHMSRCRGWSRVQRYGIAAYRKYSSGSRYPNISLSAPLPGIPKPVFASVDGQETYETRITVLENGLKVASQNKFGQFCTVGILVNSGSRHEAKYPSGIAHFVEKLAFSSTAQYGSKDEILLTLEKHGGICDCQTSRDTTIYAVSAEVKGLDTVVSLLSDAVLQPRLLDEEIEMTRMAVRFELEDLNMRPDPEPLLTEMIHAAAYRGNTVGLPRFCPADTVDTIDKKVLHSYLSNYYCPERMVLAGVGIEHEQLVECARKYLLDAKPVWGASAGANVDLSVAQYTGGIVKMEKDMSDVSLGPTPIPELTHIMIGLESCSFLEDDFIPFAVLNMMMGGGGSFSAGGPGKGMFTRLYLNVLNRHHWMYNATAYHHSYEDSGLLCIHASADPRQVREMVEIITREFIQMAGSAGEMELERAKTQLKSMLMMNLESRPVIFEDVGRQVLSTGKRKLPHELCDLISNVTASDIKRVTTKMLRSKPAVAALGDLTELPSYEHIQAALSSKDGRLPRMYRLFR; from the exons ATGGCGACTCACATGTCGAGGTGTAGAGGCTGGAGTCGTGTTCAAAG GTATGGGATCGCAGCTTACAGAAAGTACAGCAGTGGCAGCCGATACCCAAACATCTCGCTCTCTGCACCGCTGCCCGGGATCCCGAAGCCTGTGTTTGCATCTGTGGATGGTCAGGAGACGTACGAGACCAGGATCACAGTGCTAGAGAATGGCCTCAAAGTCGCTTCCCAAAACAAGTTTGGTCAATTCTGCACAGTTGGGA TTTTAGTAAATTCTGGATCCAGACATGAAGCAAAGTACCCGAGTGGGATAGCACACTTTGTAGAAAAACTCGCCTTTTCT tcCACAGCTCAGTATGGGAGTAAAGATGAAATTCTTCTCACATTGGAAAAACACGGAGGAATATGCGACTGCCAAACATCAAG GGATACCACCATATATGCAGTGTCTGCTGAAGTGAAGGGTTTGGACACGGTGGTCAGTCTCCTCTCTGACGCTGTGCTGCAGCCTCGCTTGCTGG atgagGAGATCGAGATGACCAGAATGGCGGTACGCTTTGAGTTAGAAGATCTGAACATGAGGCCGGACCCTGAACCTTTACTCACTGAGATGATCCACGCT GCCGCATATCGAGGCAACACAGTCGGGCTGCCTCGCTTCTGTCCTGCAGACACCGTGGACACGATTGACAAGAAGGTGCTTCACAGCTACCTGAGTAACTACTACTGCCCCGAGCGCATGGTGCTGGCTGGAGTCGGCATCGAGCACGAGCAGCTGGTGGAATGTGCCCGGAAATACCTGCTGGACGCCAAGCCGGTGTGGGGGGCGAGTGCAGGGGCCAACGTGGATCTCTCCGTAGCACAGTACACTGGGGGCATCGTCAAG ATGGAGAAGGACATGTCGGATGTGAGCCTTGGACCCACCCCGATCCCAGAGCTGACCCACATCATGATCGGCCTGGAGAGCTGCTCCTTCCTG GAGGACGACTTCATCCCCTTCGCAGTGCTCAACATGATGATGGGTGGAGGTGGCTCCTTTTCAGCTGGAGGACCTGGGAAAGGAATGTTCACCCGCCTTTACCTGAACGTGCTCAACAG ACATCATTGGATGTACAATGCCACCGCCTACCATCACAGCTATGAGGACAGTGGTCTGCTGTGTATCCACGCCAGTGCAGACCCCCGACAG GTGCGGGAAATGGTGGAGATAATAACCAGAGAGTTCATTCAGATGGCTGGCAGCGCAGGAGAG ATGGAGCTGGAGAGGGCTAAGACTCAGCTCAAGTCCATGCTGATGATGAACCTCGAGTCACGGCCGGTTATTTTTGAAGATGTTGGTCGCCAGGTTCTCTCCACAGGGAAGAGAAAGCTGCCACATGAGCTCTGTGATCTCATAA GCAACGTGACAGCCAGTGACATTAAGAGAGTAACCACCAAGATGCTGCGCAGTAAGCCGGCGGTCGCAGCGCTGGGAGACCTGACGGAGCTCCCCTCATACGAACACATCCAGGCCGCCCTGTCCAGCAAAGACGGACGTCTGCCCCGCATGTACCGCCTCTTCCGATAG
- the inpp5e gene encoding phosphatidylinositol polyphosphate 5-phosphatase type IV, producing the protein MTENGENSPLYHKNPANGDSAVNSRTLKTSLVDAKSSKEHKDALKVNARNAEGEFSPYQPRPPPQPRLSSKSVSVEDTLRTRRLKNSQESLSDPVETGSSSDSLKEDLTALAQGGFVFREATTTRNDQESNVRPLSAAASGSPVSRDRGSSLSDHGGRPRSQQSDPTDLRARPSKVLLSPVQPTGKLPALEKGFASATLKAANRIDGDCLDYAVSAKEKPSDRLHRNLSDSRLLENMGSDSASVHSMRSNYSVLSPIRPQDVRNRSFLEGSVLGSGALLGAEELDRHFPDRKVGIYIATWNMQGEKGLPTNLDDLLLPTDSEFAQDFYIIGVQEGCPDRREWEVRLQETLGPYYVMLYAAAHGVLYLTVFVRRDLIWFCSEVEHATVTTRIISQIKTKGAVGIAFTFFGTSFLFITSHFTSGDSKVYERVLDYNKIIEALALPKGLPDTNPYRSTSSDVTTRFDQVFWFGDFNFRLSKPRAEVEAIIKRTAGGDMGPLLEHDQLSKEMKEGSIFKGFQEAPIHFLPTYKFNVGCDVYDTTSKQRTPSFTDRIVFRSRQADDIRAFKYTCCSGIKTSDHRPVIGVFQVKLRPGRDNIPLGAGQFDRGLYLEGIRRRITRELKRREAMKSESTSTICTIS; encoded by the exons ATGACCGAGAATGGAGAGAACAGCCCCCTCTATCACAAAAATCCTGCTAACGGAGATTCAGCTGTCAACAGCAGGACCCTCAAGACCTCCTTAGTGGATGCCAAATCTAGCAAGGAACACAAAGATGCCCTTAAAGTCAATGCTAGAAATGCAGAGGGGGAGTTCAGTCCATACCAGCCTCGGCCACCCCCACAACCCAGGCTGTCCAGCAAAAGTGTCTCAGTGGAGGACACACTGAGAACCAGGAGGTTGAAAAACAGCCAGGAGAGTCTGAGTGACCCGGTAGAGACTGGCTCCTCCTCAGACTCGCTTAAAGAGGACCTGACAGCCTTAGCACAAGGTGGGTTTGTTTTCAGGGAGGCTACCACCACAAGGAATGACCAGGAATCCAATGTGAGACCCCTCTCTGCTGCTGCGTCAGGATCCCCTGTCTCCCGGGACAGAGGGAGCAGTCTCTCTGATCATGGGGGGAGGCCCCGCAGCCAGCAGAGCGACCCGACAGACCTACGGGCCAGGCCCAGCAAGGTGCTTCTGTCCCCGGTGCAGCCCACGGGGAAGCTGCCTGCTCTGGAGAAGGGCTTTGCGTCAGCCACTTTAAAGGCAGCTAATAGGATTGACGGGGATTGTTTGGATTATGCTGTGTCGGCTAAAGAGAAACCTAGTGATAGACTCCACAGGAACCTGAGCGACAGCCGGCTTCTGGAGAACATGGGCTCGGATAGCGCCTCTGTCCACTCCATGAGGTCCAACTACAGCGTGCTGAGCCCCATCAGACCCCAGGATGTGAGGAACAG AAGCTTTCTGGAGGGCAGCGTGCTGGGAAGCGGTGCCCTGCTCGGGGCTGAGGAGCTGGACCGCCACTTCCCCGACAGGAAAGTGGGCATCTACATAGCCACCTGGAACATGCAGGGAGAGAAG GGGCTGCCAACCAACTTAGATGACCTCCTCCTCCCAACAGACTCTGAATTTGCTCAAGACTTTTATATAATCGGGGTCCAGGAGGGCTGCCCTGACAG GAGGGAGTGGGAGGTCCGTCTTCAGGAGACCCTGGGGCCGTACTACGTCATGCTGTACGCAGCAGCACATGGTGTTTTGTATCTCACTGTATTTGTCAGAAGGGACCTCATCTGGTTCTGCTCAG AGGTGGAGCACGCCACAGTCACAACCAGGATCATCTCTCAGATCAAGACCAAAGGGGCTGTCGGAATCGCCTTCACCTTTTTTGGCACTTCTTTCCTTTTCATCACATCCCATTTTACCT CTGGAGATTCCAAAGTTTACGAGAGAGTACTTGATTACAACAAGATCATCGAGGCCCTAGCTCTACCAAAAGGCCTTCCAGACACCAACCCATACCGCTCCACGTCAT CCGATGTCACCACAAGATTCGACCAGGTGTTCTGgtttggagattttaacttcCGGCTGAGTAAACCCCGGGCCGAAGTGGAGGCCATCATAAAGCGCACAGCGGGCGGAGATATGGGTCCTCTGCTGGAGCACGACCAGCTCTCCAAGGAGATGAAGGAGG gttcaatctttaaaggttTCCAGGAGGCACCTATACACTTCCTCCCCACATACAAGTTTAACGTTGGCTGTGATGTCTACGACACTACTTCTAAACAGAGAACGCCCTCATTCACA GACAGGATCGTGTTCAGGAGCAGGCAGGCTGATGATATCAGAGCGTTCAAGTACACCTGCTGCTCGGGCATCAAGACGTCCGACCATCGGCCCGTCATCGGCGTCTTCCAGGTCAAACTCAGGCCAGGCAGGGACAA TATTCCCCTGGGTGCGGGACAGTTTGACAGAGGCTTGTACTTGGAGGGCATCCGGAGGAGGATCACCAGAGAGCTGAAGAGGAGGGAGGCCATGAAGAGCGAAAGTACCAGCACCATCTGCACCATCTCCTGA